A part of Legionella sp. PATHC035 genomic DNA contains:
- a CDS encoding TolC family protein, which translates to MKKKDVLLRIIPIIYLFWRTSFALAQNLPLTLTEAEHLAINKSPELQRLNANSQALKQQSIADGQLPDPQLAAGTINVPTDTFSFTQDEMTMVQVGFQQQFARGKSLKMKSQQTRALAKTELVKIEEQKLTLVRTVREVWLELFYWTEALRIIKTNESLYKELLQVTQSQYSTGKINQTDMIQVQLELSRLKNQMIQNKQQIAVLKAQLGRWIGMNNVQRPLALSMPHWSALPSMATLQNHLMKHPVLEADAANVEATSFEVAYAKEQYKPGWLLGVGYGLRQGRMPDGTPRSDMLTAQVTMDLPFFTANRQDRQLNASLNKLNATQMDRHIHYRDLLQSLTVQYTTWEHLLEREQLYNTQLIPEAKQNAKAALLAYQNTTLELTAVLRAYSSELTIQLEHIQLQVDRLKAHATLLYLEGTPT; encoded by the coding sequence ATGAAAAAAAAAGATGTTCTACTAAGAATCATACCCATAATATACCTCTTCTGGAGAACATCCTTCGCGCTTGCACAAAATCTACCACTGACGTTAACTGAAGCAGAGCATCTAGCCATTAATAAATCTCCAGAACTGCAACGTTTAAACGCGAATAGCCAAGCTCTTAAACAACAATCGATAGCAGATGGGCAACTACCCGACCCCCAATTAGCTGCTGGGACCATTAATGTTCCGACCGATACGTTCAGCTTTACTCAAGATGAAATGACCATGGTACAAGTAGGCTTTCAGCAACAGTTTGCGCGGGGCAAATCGCTTAAAATGAAATCACAGCAAACGCGCGCATTAGCCAAAACTGAGCTCGTTAAAATCGAAGAACAAAAGCTGACACTGGTCCGTACTGTACGAGAAGTTTGGTTGGAATTATTTTACTGGACCGAAGCCCTACGCATCATAAAAACTAATGAATCACTGTATAAAGAGCTGCTTCAAGTCACCCAATCGCAATACAGCACAGGCAAGATCAACCAAACGGATATGATACAAGTTCAGTTGGAGTTATCACGATTAAAGAATCAAATGATTCAAAATAAACAGCAAATTGCTGTGTTGAAAGCACAACTGGGACGCTGGATTGGCATGAATAATGTCCAGCGTCCCTTAGCACTGTCGATGCCCCATTGGTCTGCCCTGCCTTCCATGGCGACATTACAAAACCACCTGATGAAGCATCCCGTATTAGAAGCAGATGCAGCCAATGTGGAAGCCACGTCTTTTGAAGTTGCTTATGCTAAAGAACAATACAAACCTGGATGGCTATTGGGTGTAGGTTATGGATTAAGACAAGGCAGGATGCCCGATGGAACGCCGCGCTCTGATATGCTGACGGCTCAAGTCACTATGGATTTACCCTTTTTTACCGCCAACCGCCAAGACCGCCAACTCAATGCAAGCCTTAATAAATTAAATGCCACCCAAATGGACAGACACATCCATTATCGCGATTTACTCCAATCACTTACGGTACAATATACTACTTGGGAACACCTTTTAGAGCGCGAACAGCTATACAACACGCAATTAATTCCAGAAGCCAAACAAAATGCCAAAGCAGCATTACTCGCCTATCAAAATACGACGCTCGAACTCACCGCCGTCTTACGGGCCTACAGCAGTGAATTAACCATCCAATTAGAACACATTCAACTCCAAGTAGATCGCTTAAAAGCTCATGCGACTTTGCTCTATCTCGAAGGAACGCCAACATGA
- a CDS encoding tetratricopeptide repeat protein: protein MRPHYFYSILFLMTLTLHTNTNANTVSVSQPPIAEDRTINEPFSLLNDRGVAYAVGHEVPQNNIEAVKRFRQAAEHGLPVAQRNLGIMYVFGKGVPQSDMKAAQYFRKAAQQGDVIAQLNLGVMCVTGKGVAKNENEAVTWFRKAADQGFPIAQRNLGLMYGTGKGIKQNYTKAFTWFRKAAQQGEPIAQLNLAAMYVDGKGVSQSVMEAFSWFRKAAVQGEKMAQLHLGFMYAQGKGVQRNELEATKWISKAAQQGLALAQFNLGTRYAEGLGIEQNDAKAVTWFRKAAKQGNVLAQRSLAIMFSTGRGIQQSDVDAVKWFKQAAQQGDLVAEYNLGVKYITGKGVAQNDSKAVAYFRRAAEQGVSEAQFALAAVYHDGVGVEKNDTEAMKWLRKAAQQGNASAQIRLNALELG from the coding sequence ATGCGACCCCATTATTTTTATTCAATTTTATTTTTAATGACCTTGACTCTGCATACGAACACTAATGCAAATACAGTGAGTGTTTCGCAACCTCCTATTGCTGAGGACAGAACCATCAATGAACCGTTCTCTCTTTTAAATGATCGTGGCGTAGCTTATGCCGTAGGTCATGAGGTACCCCAAAATAACATTGAAGCCGTGAAACGCTTTCGCCAAGCTGCCGAACATGGATTACCCGTCGCGCAACGCAACCTTGGCATTATGTATGTATTCGGTAAGGGCGTACCGCAAAGTGATATGAAAGCCGCTCAATATTTTCGTAAAGCAGCACAACAAGGGGATGTCATAGCCCAGCTGAATCTGGGTGTGATGTGTGTCACTGGAAAAGGGGTCGCAAAGAATGAAAACGAAGCAGTGACATGGTTTCGTAAAGCAGCAGATCAAGGATTTCCGATAGCGCAACGCAATCTAGGTCTTATGTATGGGACTGGTAAAGGGATAAAGCAAAATTATACTAAAGCGTTTACGTGGTTTCGTAAAGCGGCTCAGCAAGGAGAGCCTATCGCTCAACTGAACCTTGCAGCAATGTATGTTGATGGGAAAGGGGTTTCACAAAGTGTCATGGAAGCTTTCTCATGGTTTCGAAAGGCAGCAGTACAAGGGGAGAAGATGGCTCAACTTCATCTTGGCTTCATGTATGCACAGGGTAAAGGGGTTCAGCGCAATGAACTTGAAGCAACCAAGTGGATTAGTAAAGCGGCACAACAAGGATTAGCTTTGGCTCAATTTAACTTAGGAACACGGTATGCAGAAGGCTTAGGGATTGAGCAAAACGATGCAAAAGCAGTGACATGGTTTCGTAAAGCGGCAAAGCAAGGAAATGTTTTGGCTCAACGCAGTCTTGCGATTATGTTCTCTACTGGACGAGGCATTCAGCAAAGTGATGTGGATGCGGTTAAGTGGTTTAAGCAGGCAGCACAACAAGGGGATTTAGTTGCCGAGTACAATCTTGGGGTGAAATACATCACGGGTAAAGGTGTTGCTCAAAATGATTCGAAAGCCGTTGCCTATTTTCGCAGGGCAGCGGAACAGGGGGTTTCCGAAGCCCAGTTTGCCCTTGCTGCCGTATACCATGATGGGGTAGGAGTTGAGAAAAATGATACTGAAGCGATGAAGTGGCTTCGAAAAGCGGCTCAGCAAGGAAATGCTAGTGCGCAAATACGATTAAATGCTTTGGAGCTAGGGTAA
- a CDS encoding efflux RND transporter permease subunit, which translates to MIAAIIRWSIKNRFLTLLMTGMLILGGIYTVKYTVIDAIPDLSDVQVILKTEFPGQAPQIVEDQVTYPLTTSMLSVPGAVTVRGESGFGVSYVYVIFQDGVDLYWARSRVLEYLSQIANRLPTGAQPSLGPDATGVGWVYEYALVDRTGTHDLAQLTSLQNWFLKYELQKVPGVAEVATAGGMVKQYQIILAPDRLRAYGLTLAQVKQAIVRGNREAGGSAIEVGEAEYMIRAKGYLKSIKDMKQIPVGLGKNGIPILLQEVAQVQLGPQMRRGITELNGQGEAVGGIIVMRFGQNAMQTIAHVKEKLKQLQASLPKGVEIITTYDRANLIQRAINTLKDKLTEEFIVVSLICVVFLFHFRSSLIIVISLPIGILLALMVMHLQGINANIMSLGGIAIAIGAMVDAAIVMIENAHKHLEHDAFTEKNRWHIMEQAALEVGPPLFFSLLIITISFLPVFTLQAQEGRLFAPLAYTKTYAMAAAALLSITLVPVLMGYFIRGKIKQEHENPINRVLLALYQPVLHASLNAPKMILAGATLIVFLGFLPLHYLGNEFMPELDEGDLLYMPTTFPGISIGKAQQLLQQTDKLIATIPEVKTVFGKMGRAETATDPAPLSMVETTIQFKPKNEWRPGLTMDKLREELSLRLKLPGLSNAWVMPIKTRIDMLATGIKTPVGIKIAGPDLNTIQSIGEQLERILKNIPGTTSVFAERVASSHYITIDIDRLKAARYGLNIEDIQEIIETTVGGMNVTQTIEGRERYPVNLRYPRDIRDSLEKLRLLPIVTPTGATIPLSEVAFVSITEGPDMIRSENARLNGWVYIDIAGRDLGSYVQEAQNAVQSQVKLPAGYSLTWSGQYEYLERAKQRLTLVAPLTLAIIAFLLYLNFGRLGEVLIILGTLPLALVGGIWLLYLLGYHLSVAVGIGFIALAGVAAETGVIMLVFLNQALEKAQQDAVQQRRSMTQADVFEAVVAGALLRLRPKVMTVTAIIGGLLPIMLLSGTGSEVMRRIAAPMVGGMLSATVLTLIVIPVVYLLWQQRKYNK; encoded by the coding sequence ATGATAGCTGCCATTATTCGCTGGTCTATTAAAAATCGCTTTTTAACTTTACTAATGACCGGCATGCTCATACTCGGCGGCATTTATACAGTAAAATACACTGTAATCGATGCCATTCCTGATTTATCCGATGTGCAAGTGATCCTAAAAACAGAGTTTCCGGGACAAGCACCTCAAATAGTTGAAGATCAAGTGACCTATCCCTTAACTACCTCGATGCTCTCAGTACCCGGTGCTGTGACTGTACGAGGTGAATCCGGTTTTGGGGTGTCTTATGTGTATGTTATTTTCCAAGATGGGGTTGATTTGTATTGGGCTCGTTCTCGCGTTTTGGAATATTTAAGTCAAATTGCCAATCGTCTGCCAACGGGAGCCCAACCCTCTTTAGGCCCTGATGCAACCGGTGTGGGCTGGGTGTACGAATATGCATTAGTCGATCGCACAGGAACTCATGATCTGGCACAATTAACCAGTCTGCAAAATTGGTTTTTAAAATACGAATTACAAAAAGTACCTGGTGTTGCTGAAGTAGCTACCGCGGGAGGAATGGTTAAGCAATATCAAATTATCTTAGCTCCCGATCGGTTACGCGCCTACGGATTAACTCTTGCACAAGTCAAACAAGCCATTGTACGTGGCAATCGTGAAGCAGGGGGTTCTGCCATTGAAGTGGGAGAAGCTGAATACATGATACGCGCTAAAGGATATTTAAAATCCATAAAAGATATGAAGCAAATTCCAGTAGGACTCGGAAAAAATGGCATTCCAATTTTACTACAAGAAGTCGCTCAGGTGCAGTTAGGCCCACAAATGCGCCGGGGAATTACCGAGCTAAATGGTCAAGGTGAGGCGGTAGGTGGCATTATCGTCATGCGTTTTGGGCAAAACGCCATGCAAACCATAGCCCATGTCAAAGAAAAACTAAAGCAATTGCAAGCCAGTCTACCCAAAGGGGTGGAGATTATTACAACGTATGATCGCGCAAACTTAATTCAACGTGCCATTAATACTTTAAAAGATAAATTGACTGAGGAGTTCATTGTTGTTTCGCTCATTTGTGTCGTCTTTTTATTTCATTTTCGTTCTTCATTAATTATTGTCATAAGCCTTCCTATTGGCATTTTATTGGCGTTAATGGTTATGCACCTTCAAGGCATTAATGCTAATATCATGTCTTTAGGAGGTATTGCCATAGCCATTGGCGCCATGGTTGATGCCGCGATTGTCATGATTGAAAACGCCCACAAACATCTTGAACATGACGCTTTTACAGAAAAGAATCGCTGGCACATCATGGAACAAGCAGCTCTCGAGGTTGGACCTCCTTTATTTTTTTCTTTACTGATTATTACCATTAGTTTTCTACCCGTTTTCACCTTGCAAGCACAAGAAGGACGATTATTCGCTCCTCTTGCCTATACCAAAACCTATGCAATGGCCGCCGCGGCATTACTCTCTATTACTTTAGTTCCCGTGCTTATGGGGTATTTCATTCGTGGTAAAATCAAACAAGAACATGAAAACCCCATTAATCGAGTATTACTCGCTCTTTATCAACCTGTATTACACGCCAGTTTAAACGCCCCAAAAATGATCTTAGCCGGAGCCACTCTGATTGTATTTCTTGGTTTTTTACCCCTTCATTACCTGGGTAATGAGTTTATGCCAGAACTTGATGAAGGCGATTTACTCTACATGCCCACAACCTTCCCTGGGATTTCCATCGGCAAGGCACAACAACTGCTGCAACAAACAGATAAACTCATTGCGACTATCCCTGAAGTCAAAACGGTATTTGGTAAAATGGGCAGAGCAGAAACTGCCACCGATCCAGCCCCCTTATCGATGGTCGAAACAACCATTCAATTTAAGCCCAAAAATGAATGGCGCCCAGGTTTGACCATGGATAAATTACGTGAGGAACTGTCTTTGCGTCTTAAACTGCCTGGACTTTCAAATGCCTGGGTGATGCCCATCAAAACCCGCATTGACATGTTAGCCACAGGAATAAAAACCCCTGTGGGCATTAAAATTGCAGGCCCTGACTTAAATACCATTCAGTCCATTGGAGAGCAACTCGAACGCATCTTAAAAAACATACCGGGTACCACGTCTGTTTTTGCAGAGCGCGTTGCAAGCAGCCATTACATCACCATTGACATAGACCGCCTCAAAGCGGCCCGTTATGGATTAAATATTGAGGACATTCAAGAAATTATTGAAACCACAGTCGGTGGCATGAATGTAACCCAAACAATTGAAGGACGAGAACGTTATCCGGTGAATCTGCGCTATCCTCGCGACATTCGTGATTCTTTAGAAAAGCTTCGTTTACTGCCTATTGTTACACCTACTGGTGCCACAATTCCGTTAAGTGAAGTCGCTTTTGTGTCGATTACAGAAGGCCCTGATATGATTCGCAGTGAAAATGCACGACTGAATGGATGGGTTTATATTGATATTGCCGGACGCGATTTAGGCTCTTATGTTCAAGAAGCACAAAATGCCGTTCAGAGTCAAGTAAAACTACCAGCAGGTTACTCATTAACTTGGTCAGGCCAATACGAATACTTAGAACGCGCCAAACAACGTCTCACTTTAGTTGCACCTTTAACCTTAGCGATTATTGCCTTTTTATTATATCTTAATTTTGGCCGATTGGGCGAAGTTTTGATTATCTTAGGAACATTGCCCTTAGCATTAGTAGGCGGGATTTGGCTCTTGTATTTATTAGGCTATCACCTATCTGTCGCAGTGGGAATTGGATTTATTGCTTTAGCTGGAGTAGCTGCAGAAACCGGTGTCATCATGCTCGTATTTCTTAATCAAGCTTTGGAAAAAGCACAACAAGATGCAGTACAGCAAAGACGATCAATGACTCAAGCGGATGTTTTTGAGGCCGTAGTGGCAGGAGCTCTGTTACGACTTCGTCCTAAAGTAATGACGGTGACCGCAATTATCGGCGGTTTATTACCCATCATGCTATTAAGCGGCACAGGCTCTGAGGTCATGCGACGCATTGCGGCCCCAATGGTTGGCGGCATGCTTAGTGCAACCGTACTTACTTTGATTGTTATTCCAGTGGTTTATCTGCTTTGGCAGCAAAGAAAATATAATAAATAA
- a CDS encoding YkvA family protein — MNKPNKIAVSMKKYIWVLYFLKRDPRVNWKVKLVVLITLTYALSPIDLIPDFIPILGLLDDLIIIPLGIYLAIKLIPQEVWNDCNRLAEISIDKGELLPKNWIVAFIIVLLWLVIIGLVGKWFCQKIF, encoded by the coding sequence ATGAATAAGCCAAATAAAATTGCCGTATCAATGAAAAAATATATTTGGGTATTATATTTTCTTAAACGCGATCCCAGAGTTAATTGGAAAGTTAAATTAGTTGTACTGATAACTCTCACTTATGCATTGAGCCCCATAGATTTAATTCCTGATTTCATTCCTATTTTAGGATTGCTCGATGATTTAATCATTATCCCTTTAGGAATTTACTTAGCTATTAAACTAATACCTCAAGAAGTTTGGAATGACTGCAATCGGCTTGCAGAGATTTCTATTGATAAAGGTGAATTACTACCAAAAAACTGGATTGTTGCCTTCATTATTGTACTATTGTGGCTAGTTATTATTGGGTTAGTTGGAAAATGGTTCTGTCAAAAAATATTCTAA
- a CDS encoding cold-shock protein yields MTDKIRGKVKWFNKDKGFGFIESSGKDYFVHFSAIQGSGFKNLFEGARVLFKISKGQKGLQAEEVEIT; encoded by the coding sequence ATGACAGATAAAATACGCGGAAAGGTAAAATGGTTTAATAAAGACAAAGGATTTGGCTTTATTGAGAGCAGCGGCAAAGATTATTTTGTTCATTTTAGTGCCATTCAAGGGAGTGGCTTTAAAAACCTTTTTGAAGGAGCTCGTGTTTTATTTAAAATTAGCAAAGGCCAGAAAGGTTTGCAGGCCGAAGAAGTTGAAATTACTTAA
- a CDS encoding multicopper oxidase domain-containing protein — protein NMKMDSNMKMDSNMKMDSNMKMDSNMKMDSNMKMDSNMKMDSNMKMDSNMKMDSNMKMPTEPTIIGDKMGPPSSSYKTSLGTKYQPMIAAVKTNDPNTPVAHVINMELFGYMDRFIWFINGVPAYKAQPIRLDPGKRYRFVFTNTSMMHHPMHIHGHWFILRKGNDAYDPLLHTIDVPPGATITADVDTDASGQWFFHCHFLYHMMTGMSRVFQYSTLIDITKGERKPQDIIKQTAYYNRPIVRVDETMPIDTFLVKHPMVHPAGLWRASFIDGGADPFHNAQRLNYKGLYGPDYNKLELFVNDAELLKGKVESADIDIFYWHLISQFWAIKAGANYTNKPANTPYWQPGIGIEGLMPYFIDTNLRGYYYNGSAKLDLELSRDTQITNNFFIRAGVRSILASKTVIQANIGNGLNQMRYIVRPYYRIAPGLNINVEYEHEQDYGAFKNIQIINGEAASQDTITFGLTVLL, from the coding sequence AACATGAAGATGGACTCCAACATGAAGATGGACTCCAACATGAAGATGGACTCCAACATGAAGATGGACTCCAACATGAAGATGGACTCCAACATGAAGATGGATTCCAACATGAAGATGGATTCCAACATGAAGATGGATTCCAACATGAAGATGGATTCCAACATGAAGATGCCTACGGAGCCTACCATTATTGGAGACAAAATGGGTCCACCGAGCTCTTCTTACAAAACCTCATTGGGTACTAAATATCAACCGATGATTGCTGCAGTGAAAACGAATGATCCAAACACACCAGTAGCTCATGTGATTAATATGGAATTGTTTGGGTATATGGATCGATTTATTTGGTTTATCAATGGAGTGCCTGCTTATAAAGCGCAACCCATACGACTAGATCCTGGGAAACGCTATCGGTTTGTGTTTACCAATACATCCATGATGCATCATCCCATGCACATTCATGGTCATTGGTTTATTTTGCGTAAGGGAAATGATGCCTACGATCCTTTATTACATACGATTGATGTGCCCCCCGGAGCTACGATAACGGCGGATGTCGATACGGATGCCAGTGGCCAGTGGTTTTTTCACTGCCATTTTCTTTATCACATGATGACCGGTATGTCGCGGGTGTTTCAGTATTCTACCTTAATAGACATTACAAAAGGTGAAAGAAAGCCACAAGATATTATAAAACAAACTGCTTATTATAATCGTCCCATTGTGAGAGTGGATGAAACGATGCCTATTGATACTTTTTTAGTGAAGCATCCGATGGTGCATCCTGCAGGTTTGTGGCGCGCCTCATTTATTGATGGCGGAGCCGATCCGTTTCATAATGCACAACGTCTTAATTATAAGGGTTTATATGGTCCTGATTACAATAAACTGGAATTGTTTGTTAATGATGCAGAACTGTTGAAAGGGAAAGTCGAAAGTGCTGACATTGATATTTTTTATTGGCATTTAATCAGTCAGTTTTGGGCAATTAAAGCAGGAGCTAACTACACCAATAAGCCAGCAAATACTCCTTATTGGCAACCAGGTATTGGTATTGAAGGATTAATGCCTTATTTTATCGATACCAATCTTCGAGGTTATTACTATAACGGCAGTGCTAAACTTGATTTGGAATTATCACGAGATACTCAAATTACCAATAATTTTTTCATTAGAGCAGGGGTACGTAGTATTCTGGCGTCAAAGACAGTTATTCAAGCTAATATCGGAAATGGGCTTAATCAAATGCGCTATATTGTCAGGCCTTATTATCGCATAGCCCCTGGATTAAATATTAATGTGGAGTATGAACACGAGCAAGATTATGGCGCTTTTAAAAACATACAAATAATTAATGGGGAAGCAGCCAGTCAAGATACGATAACTTTTGGTCTTACTGTACTACTGTAA
- a CDS encoding DUF4156 domain-containing protein, with translation MNKAICLITLFIITGTIMGCVPRHVEPGAKNITILYDKNTQPLNDCKFLGKISGKDVHGMKLQFTWGLEKNLKKDDINFLKNEGEKFNADTVVFEKHQTLVKRYYTLSPNRHTDIEIHSIEGSAYRCSSQIMPTIKRLNTINHSVYEKPVIIENN, from the coding sequence ATGAATAAAGCTATTTGTTTAATTACCCTTTTTATTATAACAGGCACCATAATGGGTTGCGTGCCAAGACATGTAGAGCCAGGTGCTAAAAACATTACGATTCTCTATGATAAAAATACTCAGCCTTTAAATGATTGTAAGTTTCTGGGAAAAATATCAGGCAAGGATGTACACGGCATGAAGCTTCAATTCACCTGGGGATTAGAAAAAAATCTAAAAAAAGATGACATCAATTTTCTTAAAAATGAAGGAGAAAAATTCAATGCCGACACCGTTGTATTTGAAAAACATCAAACCTTGGTTAAAAGATACTACACGTTGAGTCCGAATCGGCATACAGACATCGAAATACATTCTATTGAAGGAAGTGCTTATCGATGCTCTTCTCAAATAATGCCCACAATCAAACGATTGAACACCATAAATCATTCTGTTTATGAAAAGCCCGTTATCATAGAAAACAATTGA
- a CDS encoding efflux RND transporter periplasmic adaptor subunit — MNKKLIAFALITLILGVVLGRWTTNTTVSQKDKKPMYWIDAMEPTIHYPGPGTSRMGMELTPVYAEEHQNEATVHISPAVINNLGIRLAPVVQTDLAKTMDTVGYVEPNENEIGHIHTYADGWVKNLVVKTVGEPVKKGQLLLQYYSPQLVTAQEEYLIALESKNPALIKASYKKLQALHISEQQIQEIKTTRKTNQLVAIYAPQEGIVAQLNIREGMRVTPDIEMMSLVDLASVWMIAQIFEEQANWVHIGDCATAKISAFPQKRWKGAVEYIYPQLDPTTRTVKVRFRFDNPDGQLKPNMYVSIVILTQPKANVLNIPLEALIRNSQGDRVIVALGQGRFEVRPITIGMEAENQVEIISGLKRGEEVVISGQFLLDSESNLKTGLERLQTSKKNMSDQVSAASIDPIIRGLGTITEVNPAKHSLTIQHDAIPTLNWPAMKMNFSVSPEIVLDDFKIGDLIQFDLEKKNTDFMIMKIKKLPKDDHSK; from the coding sequence ATGAACAAAAAATTAATCGCTTTTGCACTCATTACTCTGATTCTAGGCGTTGTTCTTGGACGATGGACCACTAACACCACCGTGTCCCAAAAGGATAAAAAACCCATGTATTGGATTGATGCCATGGAGCCAACCATTCACTACCCAGGACCTGGAACATCACGTATGGGTATGGAGTTAACTCCTGTCTATGCTGAGGAACATCAGAATGAGGCAACAGTGCACATCTCACCTGCCGTTATTAATAATTTAGGCATTCGACTTGCCCCTGTAGTACAAACTGATTTGGCAAAAACAATGGATACCGTGGGCTATGTAGAGCCTAATGAGAATGAAATTGGCCACATTCACACTTATGCTGACGGTTGGGTAAAAAATCTGGTAGTTAAAACAGTGGGTGAACCAGTAAAAAAAGGCCAACTTCTATTACAATATTACTCTCCCCAACTAGTCACTGCTCAAGAAGAATACTTGATCGCCCTAGAAAGTAAAAATCCTGCCTTAATCAAGGCTTCCTATAAAAAATTACAAGCCTTACACATCTCTGAACAACAAATTCAAGAAATCAAAACAACGCGTAAGACCAATCAATTAGTCGCCATTTATGCACCTCAAGAGGGGATTGTGGCCCAGTTGAATATTCGTGAAGGCATGCGAGTAACCCCCGATATAGAGATGATGAGTCTTGTAGACCTGGCCAGTGTATGGATGATTGCCCAGATTTTTGAAGAACAAGCCAATTGGGTCCATATTGGCGATTGCGCAACAGCAAAAATATCTGCATTTCCACAAAAACGATGGAAAGGTGCTGTAGAATACATTTATCCGCAATTAGATCCCACAACCCGCACTGTTAAAGTCAGATTTCGCTTTGATAATCCGGATGGCCAGTTAAAACCTAATATGTATGTCAGTATTGTCATTCTTACACAACCTAAAGCCAATGTGCTCAATATTCCCCTTGAGGCATTAATTAGAAATAGTCAAGGCGACCGAGTGATTGTTGCTTTAGGTCAAGGACGATTTGAAGTCCGCCCTATAACAATAGGGATGGAAGCAGAAAATCAAGTGGAAATTATCTCAGGACTAAAGCGTGGGGAGGAGGTAGTCATCTCCGGGCAATTTCTTCTGGACTCAGAATCTAATTTAAAAACTGGACTTGAACGGCTACAAACATCTAAAAAGAACATGAGTGACCAAGTATCTGCTGCATCAATTGATCCAATAATTAGGGGATTGGGGACTATAACAGAAGTGAACCCAGCCAAGCATTCTTTAACGATACAACACGATGCCATACCTACTTTAAATTGGCCTGCAATGAAAATGAATTTTTCAGTGTCACCAGAAATTGTGTTGGATGATTTTAAAATCGGAGACTTAATTCAATTTGATTTAGAAAAAAAGAACACTGATTTTATGATTATGAAGATAAAAAAACTACCCAAGGACGATCACTCTAAATGA
- the phbB gene encoding acetoacetyl-CoA reductase — MKRMTAVVTGGTGGIGSAICQRLAADYQVIACYFKGGKHDEAKRWQESQREVGYDVDILYGDTTQFADCEKLTDLLMERYGCIDVLVNNAGITCDTTLKKMTSLQWQQVIDANLTSVFNMTRNVLPSMLEQGYGRIISISSINGRKGQFGQCNYAATKAALFGFSKSLAQEVASKGITVNTISPGYIETPMLAAIKKEILNAIITYIPVGRLGKPEEVADAVAFLAAPERGFITGANLDINGGQYM; from the coding sequence ATGAAACGAATGACAGCAGTGGTAACAGGAGGTACAGGTGGGATAGGTTCTGCCATATGCCAGCGCCTTGCGGCTGATTATCAAGTTATTGCGTGTTATTTTAAAGGCGGTAAACATGATGAAGCTAAACGGTGGCAAGAAAGTCAGAGAGAGGTAGGTTATGATGTAGATATCCTCTATGGTGATACCACTCAATTTGCTGATTGTGAAAAACTCACCGATTTATTGATGGAGCGTTATGGGTGCATTGATGTTTTGGTCAATAATGCTGGCATCACTTGCGATACGACTTTAAAGAAAATGACCTCCCTACAATGGCAACAAGTTATTGATGCCAATTTGACCAGTGTCTTTAATATGACGCGTAATGTATTACCCTCCATGCTTGAGCAAGGCTATGGTCGAATTATTAGTATTTCATCGATTAATGGTCGCAAAGGCCAATTTGGGCAATGCAATTATGCTGCAACCAAAGCAGCTCTTTTTGGTTTTAGCAAAAGCTTAGCCCAGGAAGTGGCAAGTAAAGGAATTACAGTCAATACCATTTCTCCGGGATATATTGAAACGCCCATGTTAGCTGCTATCAAAAAAGAGATTCTTAATGCAATTATTACTTACATACCCGTTGGGCGATTAGGTAAACCCGAAGAGGTAGCTGATGCAGTCGCATTCCTTGCAGCTCCCGAAAGAGGTTTTATTACTGGTGCTAATCTAGATATTAATGGAGGACAATACATGTAG